Proteins found in one Synechococcus sp. LA31 genomic segment:
- a CDS encoding DEAD/DEAH box helicase has translation MSLLHATWLPVVPQGSFAKGKAPSAGLFIWADTWRVAEPVSPSGEAPLHPLSLNLDDLATWLDDNQFWSEDLRQAAITLTLPSRQQLSRGQKSSAAAAWSGLPMQAGEPLPKDLTWWPWQLEGWFLKPGPAAEWLNQLPLSGTEAAGLGDDLLWWCHLQRWCLSLIARGRWLPGTADDKASWLPLLNREDDRRRLEELALRMPQVVAASSADTHLACGRPRSNRLLVASIVEKLVDGQLRAAFAPGGEGLDPLLEAWQEGLSSHDGKLQLDEEDQERLAIASHHWRETVAGKVAPARACLELFTPPEGEELWELRFGLQAEADPSLRVPAGIVWGAGDGNLALGEIQLEQPGALLLEGLGRALLAFEPIERGLDAATPEAMQLTPAEAFVLVRTAASRLRDVGVGVVLPASLSGGLASRLGLAITAELPEKSRGFTLGETLEWRWEFMIGGVTLNLRDLEKLAAKRSPLVQHKGAWIELRPLDLKNAEKFCAAEPPFSLDDALRITGNEGETLQRLPVHAFTAGPRLQAVLEQYHQQKAPDPLPAPPGFAGQLRPYQERGLGWLAFLHRFDQGACLADDMGLGKTIQLLAFLQHLKAEQELKRPVLLVAPTSVLTNWKREAAAFTPDLVVNEHYGPRRPNSPEAIKKALKGVDLVLTTYGLLQRDSELLEAIDWQGMVIDEAQAIKNHNAKQSMAARDLGRPGRGSKCGPRFRIALTGTPVENRVSELWALMDFLNPKVLGDEPFFRQRYRLPIERYGDMSSLRDLKSRVSPFILRRLKTDKSIISDLPEKVELSEWVGLAPEQKKLYNQTVEESLDAIARAPLGQKHGQVLALLTKLKQICNHPALALKQDPDPSDVGFFKEFAARSAKVQRLEEILEEVIEAGDRALLFTQFAEWGHLLKAHLEQKWKQPVPFLYGNTSKAERQAMVDRFQDDPRGPQLFLLSLKAGGVGLNLTRASHVFHIDRWWNPAVENQATDRAYRIGQQNRVMVHKFITSGSVEERIDRMIKEKSKLAEDIVGSGEDWLGGMDVRQLKDLVTLSED, from the coding sequence ATGAGCCTGCTGCATGCCACCTGGCTGCCCGTCGTTCCGCAGGGCAGCTTCGCCAAGGGCAAGGCCCCAAGCGCGGGCCTGTTCATCTGGGCGGACACCTGGCGCGTAGCTGAACCGGTGAGCCCCAGCGGCGAAGCGCCGTTGCACCCCCTCAGCCTCAACCTCGACGACCTGGCCACCTGGCTGGACGACAACCAGTTCTGGTCGGAAGACCTGCGCCAAGCCGCCATCACCCTCACCCTGCCCAGCCGCCAGCAGCTCAGCCGCGGCCAGAAGAGCAGTGCCGCCGCCGCCTGGAGCGGCCTGCCGATGCAAGCCGGTGAGCCCCTGCCCAAAGACCTCACCTGGTGGCCCTGGCAGCTGGAGGGTTGGTTCCTTAAGCCCGGCCCTGCGGCCGAATGGCTCAATCAGCTGCCACTGTCCGGCACCGAGGCGGCCGGCCTCGGCGATGACCTGCTGTGGTGGTGCCACCTCCAGCGCTGGTGCCTAAGCCTGATCGCCCGCGGCCGCTGGCTGCCCGGTACCGCCGATGACAAGGCCAGCTGGCTGCCCCTGCTCAACCGCGAAGACGATCGCCGCCGCCTCGAAGAACTGGCCCTGCGCATGCCCCAGGTGGTAGCCGCCTCAAGCGCCGACACCCATCTGGCCTGCGGCCGCCCCCGCTCCAACCGTTTGCTGGTGGCCAGCATCGTGGAGAAGCTGGTGGATGGCCAGCTGCGGGCCGCCTTCGCCCCTGGCGGCGAGGGCCTTGATCCGCTGCTGGAGGCCTGGCAGGAGGGGCTGTCCAGCCACGACGGCAAGCTCCAGCTGGATGAGGAAGACCAGGAGCGCCTGGCCATCGCCAGCCACCACTGGCGCGAAACCGTGGCCGGCAAGGTGGCGCCGGCCCGAGCCTGCCTGGAGCTGTTCACCCCGCCCGAGGGGGAGGAGCTTTGGGAACTGCGCTTCGGGCTGCAGGCCGAGGCCGACCCCAGCCTGCGGGTGCCCGCCGGCATCGTCTGGGGTGCTGGCGACGGCAATCTGGCCCTGGGTGAAATTCAACTGGAGCAACCCGGGGCGTTGCTGCTGGAAGGTCTGGGCCGAGCGCTGCTGGCGTTTGAGCCGATCGAGCGGGGCCTCGATGCCGCCACCCCCGAAGCGATGCAACTCACCCCGGCGGAGGCCTTCGTGCTGGTGCGCACCGCCGCCAGCCGCCTGCGGGATGTGGGCGTGGGCGTGGTGCTGCCCGCCAGCCTCTCGGGCGGCCTGGCCTCGCGCCTGGGCCTGGCGATCACCGCCGAGCTACCCGAAAAATCCCGCGGCTTCACCCTCGGCGAAACGCTCGAGTGGCGCTGGGAGTTCATGATCGGCGGCGTCACCCTCAACCTGCGCGATCTGGAGAAGCTGGCGGCGAAGCGCAGCCCACTGGTGCAGCACAAGGGCGCCTGGATCGAGCTGAGGCCCCTTGATCTCAAAAACGCCGAAAAGTTTTGCGCCGCCGAGCCCCCCTTCAGCCTCGACGACGCCCTGCGCATCACCGGCAACGAAGGCGAAACCCTGCAGCGCCTGCCCGTGCATGCCTTCACCGCAGGCCCACGGCTGCAGGCGGTGCTCGAGCAGTACCACCAGCAGAAAGCCCCCGACCCCCTGCCGGCCCCGCCTGGCTTCGCCGGCCAGCTGCGCCCGTATCAAGAGCGCGGTCTGGGCTGGCTCGCCTTCCTGCATCGCTTCGATCAGGGCGCCTGCCTGGCCGACGACATGGGTCTGGGCAAAACGATTCAGCTGCTCGCCTTCCTGCAACATCTCAAGGCCGAGCAAGAGTTGAAGCGGCCGGTGCTGCTTGTGGCGCCCACCTCGGTGCTCACCAACTGGAAGCGGGAGGCAGCAGCGTTCACCCCCGATCTGGTGGTGAACGAGCACTACGGCCCGCGCCGGCCCAACAGCCCCGAAGCGATCAAGAAAGCGCTCAAGGGCGTGGACCTGGTGCTCACCACCTACGGCCTGCTCCAGCGCGACAGCGAACTGCTCGAAGCGATCGACTGGCAGGGCATGGTGATCGATGAAGCCCAAGCGATCAAGAACCACAACGCCAAACAATCGATGGCAGCGCGGGATCTGGGCCGCCCCGGGCGAGGCAGCAAATGCGGCCCCCGCTTCCGCATCGCCCTCACCGGCACGCCGGTGGAAAACCGCGTCAGCGAACTGTGGGCACTGATGGATTTCCTCAATCCCAAGGTGCTCGGCGATGAACCCTTCTTCCGCCAGCGCTACCGGCTGCCGATCGAGCGCTATGGCGATATGTCGTCGCTGCGCGACCTCAAGAGCCGGGTGAGCCCCTTCATCCTGCGGCGCCTGAAAACCGACAAATCAATCATTTCCGACCTGCCGGAGAAGGTGGAGCTGAGCGAATGGGTGGGGCTCGCCCCCGAGCAAAAAAAGCTCTACAACCAAACCGTGGAGGAGAGCCTCGATGCGATCGCCCGGGCTCCACTGGGGCAAAAGCACGGCCAGGTGCTGGCGCTGCTCACCAAGCTCAAGCAGATCTGCAACCACCCAGCCCTGGCCCTCAAGCAGGATCCCGACCCCAGCGATGTGGGCTTCTTCAAGGAGTTCGCCGCCCGCAGCGCCAAGGTGCAGCGCCTTGAAGAGATTCTCGAAGAAGTGATCGAAGCAGGCGATCGCGCCCTGCTGTTCACCCAATTCGCCGAATGGGGCCATCTGCTCAAGGCCCACCTCGAGCAGAAGTGGAAGCAGCCAGTGCCGTTCTTGTACGGCAACACCAGCAAGGCCGAACGCCAGGCGATGGTGGACCGCTTCCAAGACGATCCCCGCGGCCCGCAGCTGTTCCTGCTGTCGCTCAAGGCTGGCGGCGTGGGCCTCAACCTCACCCGCGCCAGCCACGTGTTCCACATCGATCGCTGGTGGAACCCGGCCGTGGAAAACCAGGCCACCGACCGTGCCTACCGGATCGGCCAGCAGAACCGCGTGATGGTGCACAAGTTCATCACCAGCGGTTCGGTGGAGGAGCGCATCGACCGGATGATCAAGGAGAAGTCGAAACTGGCCGAAGACATCGTGGGCTCCGGCGAAGACTGGCTCGGCGGCATGGACGTGCGCCAGCTCAAGGACCTGGTGACCCTCAGCGAGGACTGA
- the ndk gene encoding nucleoside-diphosphate kinase: MAERTFIAIKPDGVQRGLVGEILGRFERKGFKLVGLKQLTPSRELAESHYGVHRERPFFAGLVDFITSGPVVAMVWEGDGVIASARKLIGATKPLEAEPGTIRGDLAVNIGRNVIHGSDAPETAQFEIGLWFQPSELSDWTPSDQTWRVEG, from the coding sequence ATGGCTGAACGCACTTTTATTGCCATCAAGCCCGATGGCGTGCAGCGTGGCCTGGTGGGAGAAATCCTCGGTCGCTTTGAGCGCAAGGGCTTCAAGCTGGTGGGCCTCAAGCAGCTCACCCCCAGCCGTGAACTGGCTGAGAGCCACTACGGCGTGCACCGCGAGCGCCCCTTCTTTGCCGGCCTGGTGGACTTCATCACCTCCGGCCCCGTGGTGGCGATGGTGTGGGAAGGCGACGGCGTGATCGCCAGTGCCCGCAAGCTGATCGGCGCCACCAAGCCCCTCGAGGCTGAGCCCGGCACCATCCGCGGTGATCTGGCCGTGAACATCGGCCGCAACGTGATCCACGGCTCCGATGCTCCCGAAACGGCTCAGTTCGAAATCGGCCTCTGGTTCCAGCCCTCCGAGCTGAGCGACTGGACTCCTTCCGACCAAACCTGGCGCGTGGAGGGCTGA
- a CDS encoding cyclic nucleotide-binding domain-containing protein, with translation MWGIETQRSIVRERMKLLLASHDSEIVPVEFRAEPGELLLRQGAPAKRVLLLTEGTVAIQVRQSDGHPHTLAIVEAEELLGEMGLFGNGVHSADVQVLDAPAQLIAVDSDQLLKAMLFDADLSIELLDLISQRCLQGNELVGLLLDGIKAAHSGDAALLQQTCTALRRRGHSIAAAADHLEDLRR, from the coding sequence ATGTGGGGGATCGAAACACAGCGCAGCATCGTGCGGGAGCGGATGAAACTGCTCCTGGCGTCCCACGACAGCGAAATCGTGCCGGTGGAGTTCCGCGCCGAACCCGGTGAACTGTTGCTGCGCCAGGGCGCCCCAGCCAAACGGGTGCTGCTCCTCACCGAAGGCACGGTGGCCATCCAGGTGCGACAGAGCGATGGCCACCCCCACACCCTGGCGATCGTGGAAGCCGAAGAGCTGCTGGGGGAGATGGGGCTGTTCGGCAACGGCGTGCATTCCGCCGATGTGCAGGTGCTCGATGCGCCCGCCCAGCTGATCGCCGTGGACAGCGACCAGCTGCTCAAAGCGATGCTGTTTGATGCCGACCTCTCGATCGAACTGCTCGACCTGATCAGCCAGCGCTGCCTGCAGGGCAACGAATTGGTGGGCCTGCTGCTCGATGGAATCAAGGCCGCCCACAGCGGCGATGCAGCCCTGCTGCAGCAAACCTGCACGGCCCTACGCCGCCGGGGCCATTCGATCGCTGCTGCTGCGGATCACTTGGAGGACCTGCGGCGATGA
- the alaS gene encoding alanine--tRNA ligase yields the protein MAAAAPRTGAEIRAAFLDFYEQRGHKPMASASLVPEDPTVLLTIAGMLPFKPVFLGQQQRPAPRATSSQKCIRTNDIENVGRTARHHTFFEMLGNFSFGDYFKEQAIQWAWELSTGVFGLSPQNLVVSVFREDDEAEAIWRDVVGVNPKRIIRMDEADNFWASGPTGPCGPCSEIYYDFKPELGDDGIDLEDDSRFIEFYNLVFMQFNRDAEGTLTPLENRNIDTGMGLERMAQILQAVPNNYETDLIYPLIETAEQLAGVAYPALDEKGKTSLKVIGDHSRAITQLICDGVTASNLGRGYILRRLLRRVVRHGRLLGIEKPFLTAMGEASIALMQSAYPQLVERREVILAELQREEARFLETLERGEKLLADVLAAKPKQISGEQAFELYDTYGFPLELTEEIAEEHGLRVDLAGFEAAMEAQRQRAKAAAVSIDLTLQEAIDQVAAALDATAFKGYEELEHPSCVLALVVNGEPAERASAGDAVQLVLDVTPFYGEGGGQIGDRGVLSGDGVIVAIEGVSRNRSVFVHGGRIERGSLAVGDLLTAQVDRSCRRRAQANHTATHLLQAALKQVVDPGIGQAGSLVDFDRLRFDFHCPRAVSAAELEQIEALINGWISEAHSLEVQEMAIEKAKAAGAVAMFGEKYADVVRVVDVPGVSMELCGGTHVANTAEIGLFKIVSESGVAAGIRRIEAVAGPAVLAYLNERDGVVKQLGERFKAQPAEIVDRVVQLTDELKASQKALAAAREELALAKSAALAGQAVSVGAHQLLVARLDGVEGGGLQSAAQGLVDQLGDGAAVVLGGLPDPAELGKVILVAAFGKAVIAAGPKAGAFIGGIAKACGGGGGGRPNLAQAGGRDGAALDGALDQARAELTAALG from the coding sequence ATGGCTGCCGCCGCCCCTCGCACCGGTGCTGAGATCCGCGCGGCCTTCCTGGATTTCTATGAGCAGCGCGGCCACAAGCCCATGGCCAGCGCTTCGCTGGTGCCGGAAGACCCCACGGTGTTGCTCACCATCGCCGGCATGCTCCCGTTCAAGCCGGTGTTTCTGGGGCAGCAGCAACGGCCGGCGCCACGCGCCACCAGTTCCCAGAAGTGCATCCGCACCAACGACATCGAAAACGTGGGCCGCACCGCGCGCCATCACACGTTCTTCGAGATGCTCGGCAACTTCTCGTTTGGCGATTACTTCAAGGAGCAGGCGATTCAGTGGGCCTGGGAACTGAGCACTGGCGTGTTCGGTTTGTCGCCACAGAACCTCGTGGTGAGTGTGTTCCGCGAAGACGACGAGGCCGAGGCGATCTGGCGTGACGTGGTGGGGGTGAACCCCAAGCGGATCATCCGCATGGATGAGGCCGATAACTTCTGGGCTTCAGGCCCCACTGGCCCCTGTGGTCCCTGCTCCGAGATCTATTACGACTTCAAGCCCGAACTCGGCGACGACGGCATCGATCTGGAGGACGACTCGCGCTTCATCGAGTTCTACAACTTGGTGTTCATGCAGTTCAACCGCGACGCGGAGGGCACCCTCACGCCGCTGGAGAACCGCAACATCGACACCGGCATGGGCCTCGAGCGGATGGCGCAGATCCTGCAGGCCGTTCCCAACAACTATGAAACTGACCTGATCTATCCGCTGATCGAAACGGCGGAGCAGTTGGCAGGGGTGGCGTATCCCGCCCTCGATGAGAAGGGCAAAACCAGCCTGAAGGTGATTGGCGACCACTCCCGCGCCATCACCCAATTGATCTGCGATGGTGTCACCGCCAGCAACCTCGGCCGCGGCTACATCCTGCGCCGGTTGCTGCGCCGCGTGGTGCGCCACGGACGTCTCCTCGGTATCGAGAAGCCGTTCCTGACGGCGATGGGTGAAGCGTCGATCGCGCTGATGCAGAGCGCCTACCCGCAGCTGGTTGAGCGGCGCGAGGTGATCCTGGCCGAGCTGCAGCGCGAAGAGGCCCGCTTCCTGGAAACCCTGGAGCGCGGCGAAAAGCTCCTGGCCGATGTGCTGGCGGCTAAGCCCAAGCAGATCTCTGGTGAGCAAGCTTTTGAGCTCTACGACACCTATGGCTTCCCGCTGGAGCTCACCGAGGAGATCGCCGAGGAGCACGGCCTCAGGGTGGATCTCGCAGGCTTTGAAGCGGCGATGGAGGCTCAGCGGCAGCGGGCCAAGGCCGCGGCAGTGAGCATTGATCTCACCCTGCAGGAAGCCATCGATCAGGTGGCGGCTGCTCTGGATGCCACCGCCTTCAAGGGCTACGAGGAACTGGAGCATCCCAGCTGTGTGCTGGCCCTGGTGGTGAACGGTGAGCCCGCCGAGCGCGCCAGCGCAGGCGATGCCGTGCAGCTGGTGCTCGATGTCACCCCCTTCTACGGCGAGGGCGGCGGCCAGATCGGCGACCGCGGTGTGCTCTCAGGCGATGGTGTGATCGTGGCGATTGAGGGCGTCAGCCGCAATCGCAGCGTGTTTGTGCACGGCGGCCGGATCGAGCGCGGCAGCCTGGCAGTGGGTGATCTGCTCACGGCCCAGGTGGACCGCAGCTGCCGCCGCCGCGCCCAGGCGAATCACACCGCCACACATCTGCTGCAGGCTGCGCTGAAGCAGGTGGTGGATCCGGGTATCGGCCAGGCCGGTTCGCTGGTGGACTTTGATCGCCTGCGCTTCGACTTCCACTGTCCCCGCGCTGTGAGCGCCGCTGAGCTCGAGCAGATCGAAGCCCTGATCAACGGCTGGATCAGCGAGGCCCACAGCCTCGAGGTGCAGGAGATGGCGATCGAGAAGGCCAAGGCCGCCGGCGCTGTGGCGATGTTTGGTGAGAAATACGCCGATGTGGTGCGGGTGGTGGATGTGCCCGGTGTGTCGATGGAGCTCTGCGGCGGCACCCACGTGGCGAACACCGCCGAAATCGGCCTGTTCAAAATTGTGAGTGAGAGTGGCGTGGCGGCCGGGATCCGGCGCATTGAAGCCGTGGCAGGCCCCGCGGTGCTCGCTTACCTCAACGAGCGCGATGGGGTGGTGAAGCAGCTGGGCGAGCGCTTCAAGGCCCAGCCCGCCGAAATCGTGGATCGCGTGGTGCAGCTGACCGATGAGCTCAAGGCCAGTCAGAAGGCCCTGGCTGCAGCGCGTGAGGAGCTGGCCCTGGCGAAGTCGGCGGCGCTGGCTGGGCAGGCGGTGTCCGTGGGTGCGCACCAGCTGCTGGTGGCCCGCCTCGATGGCGTGGAGGGTGGCGGCCTGCAGAGCGCGGCCCAGGGACTGGTCGATCAACTGGGCGATGGCGCGGCCGTGGTGCTGGGCGGCCTGCCTGATCCCGCGGAGCTGGGCAAGGTGATCCTGGTGGCGGCCTTTGGCAAGGCGGTGATTGCGGCAGGCCCCAAGGCCGGAGCCTTCATCGGTGGCATCGCCAAGGCTTGCGGCGGCGGCGGCGGCGGTCGGCCCAACTTGGCTCAGGCTGGTGGCCGCGATGGCGCAGCCCTCGATGGTGCCCTCGATCAGGCCCGCGCTGAGCTCACGGCGGCGCTGGGCTGA
- a CDS encoding DUF3307 domain-containing protein codes for MEPLPFINLLALLCMGHFLGDFGLQNDRMAQGKCPGCSGAVSWRWWLTGHGAIHGLLVGLITGQPLLGLAEWGLHTLIDLGKCQRRYSMGADQGLHLLCKGIWAALAQA; via the coding sequence ATGGAGCCGCTCCCCTTCATCAATCTGCTGGCCCTGCTCTGCATGGGCCATTTCCTGGGAGATTTCGGTCTGCAGAACGACCGCATGGCCCAGGGAAAATGCCCGGGCTGCTCAGGCGCGGTGTCGTGGCGCTGGTGGCTCACCGGCCATGGCGCCATCCATGGGCTGCTGGTGGGCTTGATCACCGGCCAACCGCTGCTGGGCCTGGCGGAGTGGGGTCTGCACACGCTGATCGATCTGGGCAAATGCCAGCGGCGCTACAGCATGGGCGCCGATCAGGGGCTGCATCTGCTGTGCAAAGGGATTTGGGCAGCACTGGCCCAGGCCTGA
- the thiO gene encoding glycine oxidase ThiO — protein MAASTESPVLILGGGLMGLAVAHQLARRGRAVEVLSRRRSEAAGFVAAGMLAPHAEGLSGSLLQLGQRSLERVPAWVAQIEADSGLSCGLRPCGIVVPFATAAERDVYPTAAWGEALDREGLERELPGIGPGWQAGLLFRQDGQIDNRRQLMRALERACVELGVRFQEGVEVLELLQEGDRLRGVRVRDAAATEQILEATTAVLCSGAWSGQLLPQLPVFPVKGQMLSLQGPREALQRVIFGPGTYLVPREDGLLVVGATSEREAGFTEGLTPFGQRQLQAGIEALLPEASQWPPMERWWGFRPCTPDEGPLLGRSGVEGLWLATGHHRNGVLLAAITAELVGACLQPGGCTPEQQALLEDFRWDRFNG, from the coding sequence ATGGCGGCCTCCACCGAGTCACCGGTGCTGATCCTGGGCGGGGGCCTGATGGGTCTTGCGGTAGCTCACCAATTGGCGCGCCGCGGCCGGGCGGTTGAAGTGCTGAGCCGGCGCCGCAGCGAAGCGGCCGGCTTCGTGGCGGCGGGCATGCTGGCGCCCCACGCTGAAGGTCTCAGCGGCTCCCTATTGCAGCTTGGCCAGCGGAGCCTCGAGCGGGTGCCCGCCTGGGTGGCCCAGATCGAAGCCGATAGCGGCCTCAGCTGCGGCCTTCGCCCCTGCGGAATCGTGGTGCCGTTCGCCACAGCCGCCGAACGCGATGTTTATCCCACAGCCGCCTGGGGGGAAGCTCTCGATCGTGAAGGGCTTGAACGGGAGCTACCGGGGATCGGGCCCGGCTGGCAGGCGGGATTGCTGTTCCGCCAGGACGGACAGATCGACAACCGCCGCCAGCTGATGCGCGCCCTCGAGCGGGCTTGTGTGGAACTGGGGGTGCGCTTCCAGGAGGGTGTGGAGGTGCTGGAGCTCCTGCAGGAGGGCGATCGCCTGAGGGGCGTGCGGGTCCGCGATGCCGCCGCTACGGAGCAGATCTTGGAGGCCACCACCGCCGTGCTCTGCAGTGGCGCTTGGAGCGGTCAATTGCTGCCGCAGCTGCCCGTGTTCCCGGTGAAGGGACAAATGCTGTCGTTGCAAGGGCCGCGCGAGGCGCTGCAACGCGTGATCTTTGGTCCCGGCACCTACCTGGTGCCCCGGGAGGACGGACTGCTGGTGGTGGGTGCCACCAGTGAACGCGAGGCGGGCTTCACGGAGGGGCTCACCCCGTTTGGCCAGCGGCAGCTCCAGGCCGGGATCGAAGCGCTGCTGCCCGAGGCCAGCCAATGGCCGCCGATGGAGCGCTGGTGGGGGTTCCGCCCCTGCACCCCCGATGAGGGGCCGTTGCTGGGGCGTAGTGGCGTGGAGGGGCTGTGGCTGGCCACCGGGCATCACCGCAATGGCGTGCTGCTGGCGGCGATCACGGCGGAGCTCGTGGGGGCCTGCCTCCAACCAGGCGGCTGCACCCCTGAACAGCAAGCCCTGCTCGAGGACTTCCGCTGGGATCGCTTCAACGGCTAG
- a CDS encoding Crp/Fnr family transcriptional regulator produces MADFTPEQLQAWPLFASLSAEQCTQLLDRHLQSSHGPEQVFVMEQDWGESLFLLRSGMAKVRTTTADGDEVVMSVLGEGDVFGEMAALDGAARSADVVALTPVTLVKLRAAPFAGLLQQDAGFALALARLEASRLRDLNQRFAIQSGDATTRLLDALAYLARRSSSANDPQAVIPALAQRELGLLAGLARETASRTLSKLRSRGTVDELEGGLRIADLQPLIKRGLLPADAAHSCR; encoded by the coding sequence ATGGCCGATTTCACCCCTGAGCAGCTCCAGGCCTGGCCGCTGTTCGCTTCCCTCAGCGCCGAGCAGTGCACGCAGCTGCTCGATCGCCACCTCCAGAGCAGCCATGGCCCGGAGCAAGTGTTTGTGATGGAGCAGGACTGGGGTGAGTCGCTGTTCCTGTTGCGGAGCGGCATGGCGAAGGTGCGCACCACCACCGCTGATGGCGACGAGGTGGTGATGTCGGTGTTGGGGGAAGGTGATGTGTTCGGGGAGATGGCGGCCCTCGATGGCGCAGCCCGCTCGGCCGACGTGGTGGCGCTCACGCCGGTGACCTTGGTGAAGCTGCGGGCCGCACCGTTTGCGGGCTTGCTACAGCAGGACGCCGGTTTTGCCCTGGCCCTGGCGCGGCTGGAGGCCTCACGGCTGCGGGATCTCAACCAGCGTTTCGCGATCCAGAGCGGAGATGCCACCACACGCTTGCTCGATGCATTGGCCTACCTGGCCCGGCGCAGCAGCAGCGCCAATGATCCCCAGGCGGTGATCCCGGCGCTGGCACAACGGGAGCTGGGTCTCCTGGCCGGCTTGGCGCGGGAGACGGCCTCGCGCACCCTGAGCAAATTGCGCAGTCGCGGCACGGTGGACGAGCTGGAGGGTGGTCTGCGGATCGCAGATCTGCAGCCGCTGATCAAGCGTGGGCTGCTGCCAGCGGATGCGGCTCACTCCTGCAGATAG
- the speA gene encoding biosynthetic arginine decarboxylase has translation MITARPLTTWTPADSAELYGLSRWGEPYFTVNARGHISVQPQGERGGSLDLMELVQGLEGRNLGLPLLIRFDDILEDRLERLHAAFERAIAQYGYAGRYQGVFPVKCNQQRHVVEELVSCGRRWHFGLEAGSKAELLIALSLIDDPEALLICNGYKDQRYIETAILARRLGRQPVVVIEQADEVERIISASRTLGAAPFIGVRAKLSSRSTGRWGSSVGDKAKFGLSIPDLLATVEALREADLLADLRLLHFHVGSQINDIAVLKDALQEAGQIYVELTKQGAPMGFLDVGGGLGIDYDGSRTATAASTNYSLQNYANDVVATVRECCEPHGVAVPTLVSESGRAIASHFSVLVFNVLGCAAMPGAVPAEEESEPLTVRNLRETLKGITATAAEDDGVLSRLQEAWNDAIKFKDDALAAFRLGYISLPQRAMAEQLTWACAEAIVARLPRGGAIPDDLRQLRAAMAGTYYANLSVFRSAPDTWAIEQLFPLMPIHRLDEEPTQLGHFADLTCDSDGKLARFIGDGQAKPLLELHALNPGEPYLIGLFLGGAYQEVMGNLHNLFGSTNAAHIRLAPGGGYQLDHVVRGNTNAQVLEAMEHDPELLLERLRVTSEAAIQRGQLKINEARRLMDHLETSLRQTTYLQE, from the coding sequence GTGATCACCGCCCGGCCCTTGACCACCTGGACGCCTGCCGATAGCGCCGAGCTCTACGGCCTCAGCCGCTGGGGCGAGCCCTACTTCACCGTGAACGCCCGCGGCCACATCAGCGTGCAGCCCCAGGGCGAGCGCGGCGGCAGCCTGGATCTGATGGAGCTCGTGCAGGGGCTGGAGGGGCGCAACCTGGGCCTGCCGCTGCTGATCCGCTTCGACGACATCCTCGAAGACCGGCTTGAGCGCCTGCACGCCGCCTTCGAGCGCGCCATCGCTCAATACGGCTACGCCGGCCGCTACCAGGGCGTGTTCCCGGTGAAGTGCAACCAGCAGCGCCACGTGGTGGAGGAGCTGGTGAGCTGCGGGCGCCGTTGGCATTTCGGTCTGGAAGCCGGCAGCAAGGCTGAGCTCCTGATCGCCCTTTCGCTGATCGACGACCCCGAGGCGCTGTTGATCTGCAACGGCTACAAAGACCAGCGCTACATCGAAACCGCGATCCTGGCCCGCCGCCTCGGCCGCCAGCCGGTGGTGGTGATCGAGCAGGCCGATGAGGTGGAGCGGATCATCAGCGCCAGCCGCACCCTCGGAGCCGCCCCCTTCATCGGCGTACGCGCCAAGCTCTCCAGCCGCAGCACCGGCCGCTGGGGCAGCTCCGTGGGCGACAAGGCCAAATTCGGCCTCTCGATCCCGGATTTACTCGCCACCGTGGAGGCGCTGCGCGAGGCGGATCTACTGGCGGATCTGCGCCTGCTCCACTTCCACGTGGGCAGCCAGATCAACGACATCGCCGTGCTCAAGGACGCGCTGCAGGAAGCCGGCCAGATCTACGTGGAGCTCACCAAGCAGGGGGCCCCGATGGGCTTCCTCGATGTGGGCGGCGGCTTAGGGATCGACTACGACGGCAGCCGCACCGCCACGGCGGCCTCCACCAACTACTCACTGCAGAACTATGCCAACGACGTGGTCGCCACGGTGCGCGAGTGCTGCGAACCCCACGGCGTCGCCGTGCCCACCCTGGTGAGCGAAAGCGGCCGCGCCATCGCCAGCCACTTCTCGGTGTTGGTGTTCAACGTGCTGGGCTGTGCGGCGATGCCTGGAGCTGTACCTGCCGAGGAGGAGAGCGAGCCCCTCACGGTTCGCAACCTGCGGGAGACGTTGAAGGGCATCACAGCAACGGCCGCTGAGGACGACGGCGTGCTGTCGCGGCTGCAGGAGGCCTGGAACGATGCGATCAAATTCAAAGACGACGCACTCGCCGCCTTCCGCCTGGGCTACATCTCGCTGCCGCAGCGGGCCATGGCCGAGCAGCTCACCTGGGCCTGCGCTGAAGCGATCGTGGCGCGGCTGCCCCGCGGCGGCGCCATCCCCGACGATCTACGCCAGCTGCGGGCCGCCATGGCCGGCACGTATTACGCCAATCTCTCGGTGTTCCGCTCCGCCCCGGACACCTGGGCGATCGAGCAGCTCTTCCCGCTGATGCCGATCCATCGGCTCGATGAGGAACCAACGCAATTGGGCCATTTCGCTGACCTCACCTGCGATTCCGACGGCAAGCTCGCCCGTTTCATCGGCGATGGGCAGGCCAAGCCGCTGCTGGAGCTGCATGCCCTGAACCCCGGGGAGCCCTACCTGATCGGACTGTTCCTGGGGGGGGCCTATCAGGAGGTGATGGGCAACCTGCACAACCTGTTTGGCAGCACCAATGCCGCGCACATCCGCCTGGCGCCTGGTGGCGGCTATCAGCTCGACCATGTGGTGCGCGGCAACACCAATGCCCAGGTGCTGGAGGCGATGGAGCACGATCCGGAGCTGCTCTTGGAGCGCCTACGGGTGACCAGCGAAGCGGCCATTCAACGGGGCCAGCTGAAGATCAACGAAGCCCGCCGGCTGATGGATCACCTGGAAACCAGCCTGCGCCAGACCACCTATCTGCAGGAGTGA